TGTTCAGCTGTTACTTTGTTTTACTCAGCTAGTGAAGAATGATTTCAATGGAGCTGGGACCCAAATCTGGTAATGTTATGGAACTAGCTTtgtcaaaacatttaaaacaaacaaataataacttacTGCTGAAAGTGCTAACCCTCTGATCAAACATTatacaattgttaaaaaaaaaaaaaattaaattatataagATGGTAGTAGCATTAACCATGATGAATTTCATGAATTACCAATGGTGGCTCCATAAACTGGAATGCAGAGTGTTCTAAAGATCATTCATTCCAAATGTCCTATACCATTGTAATTATAAGTACTCAGTGGGTAAGAGTAAAGGCCTATTCACACCGGAAGCGATGCGACAAGCGAATCTGTAGCATGATCACACCGAACCAcgacaagaaaaataaaacatgtagttTTGATTCGAACCCTTCACACTAAGAGATGTGGAACAAAATAGGGTTGTCTACTTTTGCGATTTTGTCACGCAACAGCTAGGGAACTGATCAATGACCAACCAGAGGCGGCGTGCCTGTCACCACTGtctaccacatcatggatcattattgttctgttacctgtttaacaacctgggcaataatccttacactatcagtgcactagagcagacattttgaaaagagctttgaaactgatTTGTACAGCTTTGTACAGTTAGGCGTGTAAAAAGTAGTCCGGATGCTAGCAatcaaaagaaaaatgacaggtacattatttaaacagttgtagtaataCGTGGGGATATGTAACACTGTGTTTtacagaaccctgctacttactccaTCACTATTGCTGGACAAATCACATCACGTCCAGTGTGAATAGGCCTTGAGAATTAAGGAGTAAGACGATCCTGGGATCAGATTCTAGCTTAACTCTCTGGGTCTTTGGACCGAGGCATTTGACCTCTATACAGCTTCATTCCACCCCAGCTGAAACAGGCTGGTACAACACAAGCAAAGAAAATGGAAATGATATGTTGCATTGTAGTTTGGCTGTCACGCAGGACCGATTTGTTTATCCTGTTTGGTAGTACAGATGTCTGCCAGTCTACTTCATGTTATACAGTGCTGTACACGAAAAGACATCGCTGGAAGTGCTATGGTACTGCAATTGAAAATAAAGAAGCACCAGCAGTATATATTACCTATAACTAGAGCAGGCTGTTTAGTCAGAGAATGATCTCAGCAAAGCCATGGCTTATGGTAAGCAGTATTTCATGTGTCGCTGGTGCTTAACCCTGGGACCTTTTCAAAATGACTGGGAAACTGAAAtcctttaatatacagtacagcaccCTCCTCGGCTGCTGTGGGGATCAAGAGGTAATACACTTGCCTCTAGGGCTGGACCGCCGGTCACAAGGTCAAAAACAACATTGACTTACCCTTTACCTGCTCCATCTTCCAGCAATCTAGCACTGAATGTGGAGGAATTGTGCTGTACAGGCATCCCATGCATTTACTACAGGACCAGCACCCAGCATGGTGTATGATATCCACGACACACTACAGCACCAGCTCTCGAGCATGCTCTAATACTATGTGAGGCTGATGTACTGTTAATAGCTATCTGTTCCTGCTTACTCTACTAGAATCGATTCCAGGTGGAACACTAGATACAAAACCAAGGTCTTGCCACCTTTGAGGACTTTACTGTGTCCTATACACTTGCCTCTGTCAATCAGTCAGTCTGTGTACTGGCTTGTCTGTGGTATCGATCTCTGTTTCTTCCCATCTGTGCGCCCATTTATCTGCCTAACGGTATGGGGCGGTATTCATCTCTGTCGGCATGATCTGTCTATCCTCCATCAATCCTTGATAGTGTAATAACAGCTCATATTAGACATATTCCATCAGCCATCCAGACTGCTTTTTAATAGACAGAACAgacatcagagagagagagagggagagagagaggtaggaagagtaaaatagagagagagaaaagagagagaaagagagagtgccTTTGGCTCTTCAGACACAATTAGTGCAGCTTGTGTAGCTGTTTCCAAGCTCCTTTCCCTTTCTCTCCTTTGCCTTAATTGGAAGCCAGAGAGACCAGCTGAAATCGCATTAACAGGGGCACCGCCAGAGAAAGCCAtccatctttttttattacagcgtAATGGGGCTGCTTGGGAACTGAGATTCGATTTGTCACCAGCCTCGTTCGCTGATAACGGGCATTTGTCATCACTTTCTCCCTGTGTTAATGTCATCATCTCGGGCTGACAGCTGGCCCAGTCGAGGGAGCGTCAGCGACAGAGCACATCCGTCAACATAATATTTCCACGGCCAAGGGGACCGGCACGGCAATAAGCGCACATTAAAGCACTTATGAGGAGAAAATCTGTTgtcattaattaaaatgttagtgTGTGCATGCATCTGTTTGTGCAAGAGCGTGTGAGGGTCTGTCTGCAGGATTGTGTTGATGGGGGCGCAAGACGAGCCTGGGTGGTGTGTTTTACTTTCTACACCCCTTCCCGTTTCAAAGGTACTGTAACCTCAGTGGAAAAAGCTTGGAGGCCCAATTAAAAATACAGAGCTGGAGAAAAACCAAATGGGCTCACTTGTTTTAACTAAAgttatatttcaaataaagaaTAATGCAGGAAGCCAGTAACTcaggcaatgcagcagtgtggtgCTTTAGCTTTCTTTTGGGATTACCATTAGACTTTAGTACTGGTCTTTGTTTGCAGGTAACCTTCACGTCACTCAATAGTCAAGTCACCTTTTCAAGGCTATAAAGTCATCACTGGACAACACAATTCTCAAACTACCACCATGGGTCATATAGGCAATGAATTCTATACCTCTTGATGCTTCTGAATTAACTTCTCAATATGACCAGTATTTCATTCCAGGGGAGCCATTGCAGTAACCTGCTATAGTCAATGGAGTCAGCCCAATAAGAACTCTTTCTGTATGCAATAGTATATAACTATTTACTGCAGAGCACTGAACAGGTAAAGACCCCAAACACTGCTCCACAAGATCATCGGCTTATCTATGTTTGTGACAAAGCCCACAGCGGACGGTATCcatacacattatatatgttATGATAGTGTAACCTCAAGTCATCAActcatctctctctctgcttAGCGACGGTCGCAGCAGTGGGTCAATAAGATAGCCGAGTCTACACTGCTGATTGAGCAGGGAAGGCTGACTAGCCCTGACCCGCTGAAAGGCATTAATTCCCTCAAGAGTGGCAATTCACAGTGAAATATTTACTGCCATCAGCACTGTGCTCTAATTAGCACAGGCTCTCTAGAGACTGGGGCTGGGTTAAACTTGCATTACAGTTCTGtggcactgtggctaatcaatgGGAGTGTGCAGGTAGAGGAGGGGATGATCATACTGTTTAACTAGGTACCTGCTGATGTTCCCAACAGCATCAGAGCCTTCTTTGGGTTAATAAGCTCATAATACACCCCTTTCTATATCTGTAAaatgactgcagtgacttcagtTACCACGCAGTGATCTAACTATACTGTATTCAGCCGTGCATATTTTTTAGGGGATCCGTACACTGTCCTGTACCCTCTACGATCTCCAATAGTAGCATGCTGGTTCGTCGCAATCGAAAGACATGAACTACAACAGGCAATATTAATACAATATGAAATGGGCTGTTTGGTTTGCCCAAGCCCCTCACATAGATTATTAATAGATGAGGCCGTCACCGGTAAGCACCAAGGGAAGGATTTCCCTTCtgtacactgacacactgtccCCTTTCTTGCCATTAGAAACTGGGTTTAGAATTCCCCAgaaaatttaaaatataaaaacataatctCTGTAACAAAGCCCAGATGAATGTGTTTAATAATGTTTCATGTTAAGGAGGCTATGTTCTTCTAGCAGTGCGTATTGACACAtcgttgtattttgtttgttctcccccccaaaaaaaaaaaatttaataaaaaatgttcctTTAAAGCTGAACAAGCAAGAAAGCGCTCTATAGTCCTGGAAATGAGCGGTGATACACTCCCATGGTGTTGACCAGACGCCCCCACTCTCATTACTGTTCCCTGGGCAGGTGATTGGCTCATTGCTAGCTAAAGCTCTGCTCAGACAGTGACCTTGGAATctttgcgaaaaaaaaaaaaatctatagataTGATTTGCCCAGCAATCCTTCTTCCTGTACCGAGAAAGGCAGGCGGTTGACAACATTTATCTATCCTGCTCTCAGTCGGAGGGCTTTTTAGCAAGGCAGGCACAGATGGAGCAGACGGCCTAAGGGGTACGAAACAACCCAGTTTACTTACCATCCACTGCGTTGAACAATCTGATTATCCTGTACTGAAATACCTAATGCTAGATTACtgataccccctccctccccacatCTAAACATCGTAAAGGGCCTCTAGCTTGAAAAACACAGTTCTGGTTTTCAGCAGTCCCCACACAGGGGCTCATCACGCCTGTACTCTGGTAATGGGGACCATAATTACAGTAAATTAAGATCATACAAATGAAGAGAATGCTGAGCATGACAACACCGCCGTATTGGGAGTGACAGGCAAATGTGATTCATACTTCTTAATTTACGAGGAGAATATATATATCCACGGGGGGGGGCTTTTGTTGCTTTTAAAAGAGTCAGGCTGTATTTTCTTTCTGCTGCTGTTGTATTTAAGTACGTCAAGGCTATTAAACTCAACTGTCCGTATAATAGGACATGGACTGCATGGATAAGCTGGAAGAAGCAGCTTGCTGTCACACTAAACTCCATTACGCTGTTTGTTTGTACACAACCTTGGGGATGCTGCAAGTGTCATGAAATTCCATATCCATCATGAAatatttgaatgatttaacaAAGCCCCCCTCCCCCTTATCCTGcctgtttataatataatattgtgtATTACATTATTGTAGTCTATGATGACTATTTTTCTCGATGTTTAACAAGAACATCTATTCTAAATTGTATTCAAAATGTAATGCATTccataaataattttaaatgaaccaTGTCAGTGACATTAGTGCCTACATCCGCCAtacaagttttaaaatgaaaaacagacagacagacagacagacagacagacaagtacCTCAATATACCCCAACATCCAATACTCTCAAGGTTCTTGGCAAGTTTCATCTCAATTGGACAACGGTTCTCTAGATAGGCATATATCAAGATTCAGCAAGTGAGACAGACAAactgatggatggatggacagacagacagtcccCATATCCCCCTGATCATGATACACAAGCGCTTCAAGAGTTCTGGAGAACTCTTAAGTTTGATACACGTCTGTACTCACAGCCCGCCTCTTCTATATTCCCAGCAGCAGACACACAGCTCCCTAAACTAACACCACAAAGTTgcctttttttcaaaacaaaaaatgtgaataaagtTGAGTTAAGCTACAGTACTGCCACATTTTAGGAAGCACCCCCAACTGCAAGAGTGTGTGGAGACTGGATAAGAAAGCAGTTCTGATAAAGAGGCGAATTATAAATTCATGTTAATTGAAGCCATTTTGCTGCAGATCTATGGTAACCTATGGCAACCTTTAAGCCTGTGGCAATTACAGCGGTTTGTGAACACAACAGTAGCCTATAATATATTTAATTGAAGTGacaacaactaaataaataataataattaaaaaatccaCTTGAGACATGTACAATTACATGGACAGCCTGTCAAATGTCGCTAAGGAAAGATATGCAGCAAAGTTATCGGCTGCAAATCTCAAAAACTGTCCCTACAAGCTCCCAGCTGATGCTTGGGTAAATGACCCAACATGCAGATTCCAGATACCTCATCGAGACACCAGGTGTGTTAGTTGTAATAGATTGTATTATAACATAAGGGGCCTACCTGTCAACACTGAGCTTCCAAAAGAAGGAGATTGTTTGGACACTGAAATGTTTTGAATACTGTTATCATGTTTACCGGCAACTGGATTAATCAATCAATAGTGTgtagctgccaccacctttgtaACCACGGGGTCCGGAATCAATTCTTATAAAATTTACTATAAAAAGGAGGAGAATGTGAAAATCACATCAAAAAACAGGACCATTAGTTAGAACAGGGGAATTAGCGGTCTCAAAACCACATAGTAGATTTAGTAGTCAATTAAATCCGATATCAGGTATAAAATGGGAAGAATGTTTAGTAGGcctgtgttaaaaacaaaactgtgcaaCTGTCTGCTGGATGCTgtttttgtaaatagtttatttCTTTTCActtaaacatttaatttctttttaagtTTTGATTAAAATTACCCTTTTGCCTCTTGGAAGCATCACCGCCACTCGACACACCAGCACACATCCTGTAgtctttgtgtgttttattaaatgggGTTATTACTGATTTATGAGGACATTTTTACATAACAACAGAGACAGCTGTAATTTCTTTTACTCACTCATCACAGAATTATGATGTTGAAGTTTGCTTTCTTCAGCTGCAACATGGTTCAGGTTGTAGGTCAGTTCAGACTAGTGGGGTTCAGATAAGCCTACTGTAAGAATAGATATTGCATCTACAAAAATTTACATAATATCCATATTTGTCACCCAAACACAGTTGGTGCTGGTGGGTTCAGCTGTAGTtgtaagctctctctctctcaggggtaGGATCTAGAGCTGTCCAATTCCACTGAGCTGTTCTCCATCATTCCGTAGCCATTGAACTTCTTCAGTCTGAGCTCATTGGGGTTGCCTGGGGGGCTTTTTGAAAGGATGGGCTCTTTAGTGGCAAACATCTGGCAGATCTCcacaaaagttttgtttttagtcTCAGGGATGACAAAGTGAACATATACTGCCACAAGCACACAGACCCCACAAAACACCAGGTAGCAGAAGGACCCAGCTGACATCTGCATCagggaggggaaaaaaacaacaaaactttaATACTTGAGTTTCCATTACCCCTTACCCTCGTCTCAGAACCTGCTCAAACACCCTGTCACTCTGTGTAATTCTCTTGCTGAAACTGCCCGGGAGACTGACTCACTGTATGGGTCCTGGAGGGTAATTCTACAGCAGGTTTAATAGGTGGAATTACATGACTATGAAATTTAAAGTAAACATGAAATCGGTTTAATTTCATAATTAGGGATTTTTGTCACTGAAATTCTGTCCTTGACATTTATGAATGGTGATTCAGCTGAGCAGCTATTCCCATTATTACCACCAGATGGTACTGCACTGTCTGGCAAACATTTGACCGAAACAAAAGGGAGACATTGAAGTTTCTCCCCATCACCAGAATTGCAGATTAGGATGATCTGATGCATGTTTGGTGTCTCACTCATCGGGTACCAGCAAgacaacatttcaaataaaaagtgCACTAAAAGCCTGTTGAATCTTATGTTGTACTAAAAGATGGACCTCAAGTCTCCTCAGGTTTTTCctacactttttattttaaatgttcacaTGCACATAGgtgggaaacaaaacaaacaaacacacaaagacTGGCattgaaaccccccccccccccaaaaaaaaaataacattgcgTTGCTCAATGCTGAAGACATTGAGAATGAAACGGTTGTCAAAGAACTTTCTTTTAGTGCCCCTACATATTCTACCATGGGATGTTGTTTTATGTATGTTGTTCTTTATAGAAAGCTCAATCTGTCCTTAGTACTACATACAGCAAGGATTTGTGTGTGGTTATCGAGAGTGCTGAAATCCGTAGAAAGTGATCGACTCCAGTGCTGTACTTTCAGGTGTCTCGCTCACCTGCAGGAAGGGGAAGACGAAGCCCACAGTGAAATTAGACATCCAGTTCAGGGCTCCCCCCACAGTGTAGGCCGCGGGCCTGTGAGACTGCTTGAAGAGCTCAGCTGTCATGAGAAACGGGACGCCAGCTGTGGGAGGGATGCCATTGTCAGTTCAGGAATTAAAGACAATCTCAAGGTTTACTGCCTGTAAGTAAAAACTATTTCCCTTCTCAAATCACATAACACGAGGGCACTGTACAGTATGCTCCATTCCAAACCAAAAGAGTTTCTTTATGATCTTTACAGTGGTAACAGACTGCACCATTTTTAAATTAGGTTTACAAcgacaaaaagcaaaaaataaaaaacacggaTTGAACTGTCTTCATATAGTGCCGTTCAGCTACACCAGGTTGCTTACTTATCAAAAGGTCtttaaacacacaacacattcaaaTTTACTTGGATGAGGCACAAATCAGTTTATCAGGGTGTTGGCTGAGACCACTGCACATATTTAATACAGGTAACTAAGTCACAGAGGCTGTATAATTCAAAACGATGACTAGGTAGTATAGTGGTTAGGGGAGGGTTCCAACTACATCACATACTCTGTGTTTGAATTATGCAGCTCCACAAATTCAATTGTTAAAGTATACATACTATcgtacaattaaaacaaacaaacaaacaaaaacaaaaaacactgcaatACCCCTGGACATgcagtttattattaaataatggtGTTTGTAATGTCCTCAGCTAAATGTTTATACTTTTCACATGTTTATTATCATTGTAAAATGGCCtgtaaaacaaaattatattaaaatatactgtCAGCAGTCAAAGCGAGtaccaaaaaatacaaaaacaaacacacacacaaccctataATCTACTTGTTTCCTCTCATTGTTGATGCTAGAAACCAAGAATGGTTCCAATGCTTAACTTCTAATCCCTTTTGGTTACAATTGAAAAATAAGCAGGCGCTGGGTTTTTTTCAACCCTTATGAGTTTAGGAACAAGTGAAGCTGCCACTTCATTATTTGTGCATGATAATTGAGAAAGGAGGCTTAATGTAGTCAAATTTATAAGGAGCCTAGTCCGATATCCATTGTTCATGCAGGATTTCGTCTTAAAAAGTCATATTCATCATTGTTTATGAACAATGAGCCATACAAATCCTAATTAAAGATGTAATTACAGCGATAGAAATTCTTGACTGAGAATGAATTATGGATTTGTTGGAAGGTCTGATAATACATCAATTGTGTAAACCACTCAGGATCCCATTTATCATTTTTACAGAGctaatgcacttttatttttctttaatttccaACTTTCTGTTCCCATAGGAGATGTTTTCAAACGCAGTTACTTGCTTCAGGACAGAATAGGGAATATGCAAAAGGTATTCAGTGCGTTTGGtggctacatatatatatatatatatatatatatatatatatatatatatatatatatatatatatatacacacatatatatggcTTCAATGTGTGTCTCCTGATATCCACGTATGGCAGCAAACACCACAATTAATTAAAGACTAAGTGGCATCAAATGACATATTCTTTGCTATTGTCATGTGTTTGCCATTATTTGGAGTAGTTCTTATTGCAATTTGCTATTgtttggtaagtctgtgttaagatGCTTTGAGTTCAGAGCTGCTATCtcttctagttgcctgccatagacacatgTAATGTAGGTTGGATCATGGACGTTATATTCTCAAGCCCCAAACCATCGCTGGCTGATGAAGCATGTATTTACGGCATGGTACTAGACAAAAAACACACTATTCCAGTACCTCAactaagaaccactctgaatcaATACGATCAGAAAAaggtacatttattattttatttgaaggtGCTAACTTTTTAATTCACAGTTTATTGCTAGTCCATATGGTTTAATATATGTTTCACTTACCTGGTCCTATGCAGAAGCCAGCAATAATTGCCACCACACAAGCAATACTAATGTAGCGCATGAAGGCAATGTGGGTCTAAGAATCAAGAATAAAGAATTAGATTTAATAGTGCAGACCTTGGCTTAGCATGAGAGCATGTGACAAAATAAGAAACAGATTGTTTCTATACAGAttgttattaaaatatgaaaccaTGTGCTCTAGAGGAGAGCGCAATTTGATAGGTTTCATCCACATAGTTGAGGCAATCTCATTGGCTCTTGAGTGTGCACTAACTCCCTAAGGGTTGATGGGATTTGAAGTTCCCAGGATTGAAATGCACGTGATACAGGGATGTGCAAGCAGGATTCAGAAATGTGTCGATTTGTTTGACAAAGAAACCTCTACAATGCAATTTTGAGAGTGGAACCTCGATCTCAGctgtgcaataaaacattttgaaaagaacacGCAGGTGACACATAATGTACCAGAAAAGgtggatttattttaaatcaccacAATATTGGAGGGATGTAATTATCCCCATTTTTGCAGTATTACTAACTCTGCTTCAGGGAGTAACTCTACACCAGCAGTATAGAAATATTTAAACACTATAGGTCACAGTAAAAGGAGCAGGTTAACGCTAGGAAAGAGAGACTCACCTGTAAGACTAAGGACAGTGTAATTCCAGCACAGCCAATTCCCATAACACCAAACCCACCGATCATCAATGGGCGTCTGCCCAGCTTTTCAATGGTAAAacactgtgggggggggggggggtgtattgtGAGCACTTGAGATACAGCAGGGTAATTAGCATATAAAGACGTACAGGAGTTCAACTGAGAAAGCATGTTACTGAAGGGCACACCAAGGAAGATTCTTTGTGTCGTCTATACAACATGTTGATGGTTTACTAAAGCTGCTGTGTCCTACAGACCTGTTCAATTTCACCAATAAAGAACTCCTTCCATTGTTCTGTAGTTTCACCTTCTCTGCACTCTCATCAGAAAGACGACTTGACTCAAAGATTTCTCATTTCCTCCCTTGCCCTCTGTGAGCCAAATAGGCATGCTCCTGCTATTACTTAAAGCAATAATGGGTAACATACACTGTAGCACAGTCAAGCAGTGTTGGAGCTCAGGAAGAATTTTAAACTAATTTAAACAGAACTTGTGATCAGAAGTTATGAGTAATGAGAAGGGCCCATAGTCAATGGCAATGCTTACAGAGGGCCAGTCGAGACTGACAGAACTGGAAGTTCTCTTGACCAAGTGCAGGACTAAGGTACGATAAGCAAACTTGTTTCACACGTGACCCAAACTGGATTCGAACCAAGGCCCAGAGCTCAGACTCACCCCTATCAATCCCGAAATGACCTCAATCGCTCCAGTTCCCACTGTCGTGTACTGGATTTGGGGTTTGGGGATCCCGGCATTTGCAAATATGGCGTTGGTATAGAACCAGATCTGAAAAGACAGGGAAAGGTCATATATGACAGCTTCAGAAAAGTTCTCCAAGCAATTCTGCGAAGCACCTGAAAATCAAGAGAGTTCTAACTGATTGGAGGTGATCCCAGATATAAATGTTGAGTCTTGTAGAAACAGTTGCTGTGCCATGCTGACTTACCGCATCTATGCCAGACAGCTGCATGCCCATGTTGATGACGATGACGGAGATGAACTGCCAGCGCACAGACTTGTCCATCATGAGGCCCCACACTGACACTGTCTCCACCGTGGAGAGAGAGCGCTGCTCCTCCTGCATCTCCTCAATCTCCGCCTGAATGTTACACTTGGAGCGGTACCACTTTAGGGCTGCAGGGGAAGACAGAGAGACACTGCAGTCAGTCATAAGGGACAAGTGAACGATACATTTCTCTATGAAGGTTGTGTTTCCACTGGCCACATTCCAATGCTGTGTTCAAAACCATTCTTGCATTTTTTCATCTCCTAAGCGGTAAAAACTGTAAGACAGGAAATATCTGCGGCAACTTCATTTTACGGATGTCTCAATATGGACATATTTACAGCAAAAAATTTTTGCGCGTGTAagctatgcatttactgtatataaccTGAATTGAGTAATTATTCATGTTTTAATCCACAATGGAGTGTTAGGTGTAGAGGCTGACAGGTACAGGATTGGGTAGTGCAGCACTGGGTGTGGCGGTTCTTACCAGTGATGGTGGCGTGGATGTTTCGTTTCTCGATGAGCAGGTATCGTGGGCTCTCTGGAAACCAGGGCAGCAGCATGAGCTGTATGAAGGTTGGCACCACCACCAGAGACAGGAACAGGGGCCAGTACGTCTCCTGATCAAAGACAAACAAGCCACATTGAAACTGTGTACTGCGCACAGTAACATGTAATAAATACTACAGATCATACTGAGTTTAAAAACATAACTGACACTTCCTACCACATACTGAATGGATCTGCCTGTCATTTTGTTCTCAGTTTTGATGTCACATCATTGAATTCCAGTGAAGCATTGTACTGATCTTAAAATGGCGCTCCTGTCTTGTAAGGCTAGCCATGGTTTTGGTCTTGCCTACCTGCTTGGTTTACTTATTCCTTACAAACCAATAAATTCAAATGCAATGGTGCAAGGGCATTTAGTTCTCAAACTCCTTCACTTGCGAATTCACTTCCAGGTTATATCTGGAATGCTGGTGTCAATCAGTATTTTAAATAAGCTTAAAAACATGAGACTTGAGACTGACTCGAGTGTAATTTGGaggaccagatccaacctgtcagtacattttaaaatcctgtttcatgcacctcattgcaaaaacaaGAAAGTTAGCATTCGTTTTTTTTCGTGggacacatgtcccttgtaccttttaAGGGCTAATGAAGTTGACAGAGTATTTTACAATATACCTTTCCGAGCAGCTCTTCCAGCCCTAGGACTTGTGCTAAAAACACTCCCAGACAGATGAAGATACTCGGCACTAGAGTCAGGAAGCCCCTCAGGTTCTTAGGTGCGATTTCTCCCAGGTACATTGGCACCACACTCAGGCAGATCCCTGAGGGAAACACAGAACCATATCTGTGAGAACAGCAGAGATCCCAGTACAATACCTTGCATGTTTTAAGCTAGTTAAGCTCTAAATGGTATTATTTTTGgctttcatttcatttatttatttttttaacctgtatTCCAGGTGCTTATCTGTTTGTAAAACTAGAATGCATTTACATCAATTTCCAAATGTTATCACAGGGAGGTAACATTACATTAATAGTGGGGTTAGATGATATTAGATGCAGTAGTACTGTAGTTACTCTACAGTGAGGATACATAATGACTAgtttttcagggatggaaataagactccccattcattgcagtttgatccattcctggttttactgtgagtttgagaagacacacctgagcttgtgacttctacactgtggctaatcaagctcgtagtaaaagcTGAAATGGGTggaagtgctatgcaataggagtcttatttccatccctgttatttCATTAATGAGTTAGGCAGATTCCTACCTGAATGGATCCCTGTAACAAACCTCCCGATAATGACCATCTCCGGGGAGTGGCAGATCCGGCTGAAGCCCATCAGAGCCCCCGCAATGAAGACCAGCACTGTGCAGTACACCAGCGTCCCTTTTCTGCACAAATTCATACAATCTTTCTTTAATCATCAACTTCTGTTTGACTGCATACTGTATTAGTCTGATTTTGACTGTTTTGATTTAAACATGACTCAAGCCTTAGCAAATACCCATCCTCTATAGTTGCTGCTTCCGATGTACTGCTGCAAATGACTGATCTTTTCATCCCCAaccaatcaatcaaaacctttatttacccagatgagtcaattgagaaaacattttcatttacaatGGCACATCCTGTCTCCATATCGTGGGTCCTTTATTCAGCGAGAGAATTGCTTG
The sequence above is a segment of the Acipenser ruthenus chromosome 7, fAciRut3.2 maternal haplotype, whole genome shotgun sequence genome. Coding sequences within it:
- the LOC117416226 gene encoding solute carrier family 2, facilitated glucose transporter member 5-like isoform X1, which produces MAEELIRFSHGKMRGHLTSSLITVALLASFGSSMLYGYNLAVVNSPAEHIKEFYNRTWLSRNHTGLSEETLTLLYSFTVSVFAIGGLLGSLLVGMLVTKFGRKGTLVYCTVLVFIAGALMGFSRICHSPEMVIIGRFVTGIHSGICLSVVPMYLGEIAPKNLRGFLTLVPSIFICLGVFLAQVLGLEELLGKETYWPLFLSLVVVPTFIQLMLLPWFPESPRYLLIEKRNIHATITALKWYRSKCNIQAEIEEMQEEQRSLSTVETVSVWGLMMDKSVRWQFISVIVINMGMQLSGIDAIWFYTNAIFANAGIPKPQIQYTTVGTGAIEVISGLIGCFTIEKLGRRPLMIGGFGVMGIGCAGITLSLVLQTHIAFMRYISIACVVAIIAGFCIGPAGVPFLMTAELFKQSHRPAAYTVGGALNWMSNFTVGFVFPFLQMSAGSFCYLVFCGVCVLVAVYVHFVIPETKNKTFVEICQMFATKEPILSKSPPGNPNELRLKKFNGYGMMENSSVELDSSRSYP
- the LOC117416226 gene encoding solute carrier family 2, facilitated glucose transporter member 9-like isoform X3 — its product is MLYGYNLAVVNSPAEHIKEFYNRTWLSRNHTGLSEETLTLLYSFTVSVFAIGGLLGSLLVGMLVTKFGRKGTLVYCTVLVFIAGALMGFSRICHSPEMVIIGRFVTGIHSGICLSVVPMYLGEIAPKNLRGFLTLVPSIFICLGVFLAQVLGLEELLGKETYWPLFLSLVVVPTFIQLMLLPWFPESPRYLLIEKRNIHATITALKWYRSKCNIQAEIEEMQEEQRSLSTVETVSVWGLMMDKSVRWQFISVIVINMGMQLSGIDAIWFYTNAIFANAGIPKPQIQYTTVGTGAIEVISGLIGCFTIEKLGRRPLMIGGFGVMGIGCAGITLSLVLQTHIAFMRYISIACVVAIIAGFCIGPAGVPFLMTAELFKQSHRPAAYTVGGALNWMSNFTVGFVFPFLQMSAGSFCYLVFCGVCVLVAVYVHFVIPETKNKTFVEICQMFATKEPILSKSPPGNPNELRLKKFNGYGMMENSSVELDSSRSYP
- the LOC117416226 gene encoding solute carrier family 2, facilitated glucose transporter member 5-like isoform X2; the encoded protein is MRPMEMNGKHLTSSLITVALLASFGSSMLYGYNLAVVNSPAEHIKEFYNRTWLSRNHTGLSEETLTLLYSFTVSVFAIGGLLGSLLVGMLVTKFGRKGTLVYCTVLVFIAGALMGFSRICHSPEMVIIGRFVTGIHSGICLSVVPMYLGEIAPKNLRGFLTLVPSIFICLGVFLAQVLGLEELLGKETYWPLFLSLVVVPTFIQLMLLPWFPESPRYLLIEKRNIHATITALKWYRSKCNIQAEIEEMQEEQRSLSTVETVSVWGLMMDKSVRWQFISVIVINMGMQLSGIDAIWFYTNAIFANAGIPKPQIQYTTVGTGAIEVISGLIGCFTIEKLGRRPLMIGGFGVMGIGCAGITLSLVLQTHIAFMRYISIACVVAIIAGFCIGPAGVPFLMTAELFKQSHRPAAYTVGGALNWMSNFTVGFVFPFLQMSAGSFCYLVFCGVCVLVAVYVHFVIPETKNKTFVEICQMFATKEPILSKSPPGNPNELRLKKFNGYGMMENSSVELDSSRSYP